A genome region from Glycine max cultivar Williams 82 chromosome 5, Glycine_max_v4.0, whole genome shotgun sequence includes the following:
- the LOC100800458 gene encoding dof zinc finger protein DOF5.4: protein MQEIHTMGGGRFFSGDRRLRPHHQSQQALKCPRCDSLNTKFCYYNNYNLSQPRHFCKNCRRYWTKGGVLRNVPVGGGCRKSKRSSKPTKTSSQTASPDPDHHNNNTNSHSSSGSSSLTAAAATATTTTTTEAVSAPETLNLDSNNNNNNMQESKLLIPALETNPLEHGTGDCGGIFSEIGPFTSLITTTTSTNEPLAFGFGNSTLPDASSFQWLHQKVSSSSNEELKLPESSLLDHTVDFHSKISHGGGFGSLDWQGGADQGLFDLPNTVDHAYWSHTHWSDHDNSTLFHLP from the coding sequence ATGCAGGAAATACACACCATGGGCGGAGGGAGGTTTTTCTCCGGCGACCGGAGGCTCCGACCCCACCATCAGAGCCAGCAGGCCCTGAAGTGCCCTCGCTGCGACTCCCTCAACACCAAGTTCTGCTACTACAACAACTACAACCTCTCACAGCCCCGTCACTTCTGCAAAAACTGCCGCCGCTACTGGACCAAAGGCGGCGTCCTCCGCAACGTCCCCGTCGGCGGCGGTTGCCGCAAATCCAAACGCTCCTCCAAACCCACCAAAACATCCTCCCAAACCGCGTCACCGGACCCCGaccaccacaacaacaacaccaaCTCTCACTCCAGCAGCGGGAGCTCCAGCCTCACCGCCGCGGCCGccaccgccaccaccaccaccaccaccgagGCCGTGTCGGCGCCGGAGACTCTAAACTTGgattccaacaacaacaacaacaacatgcaAGAGTCAAAGTTGTTGATCCCTGCTTTGGAAACAAATCCTCTGGAGCACGGAACAGGGGACTGCGGTGGTATCTTCTCTGAAATCGGTCCTTTCACCAGTTTGATCACTACTACTACTTCCACTAACGAGCCATTGGCGTTCGGGTTCGGTAACTCCACTCTCCCCGATGCGTCGTCGTTTCAGTGGCTCCACCAGAAAGTTAGCAGCAGCAGCAACGAAGAGTTGAAGTTACCCGAGAGTTCCTTGCTCGATCACACCGTTGATTTTCATAGTAAAATCAGCCACGGGGGAGGATTCGGATCGTTGGATTGGCAGGGCGGTGCAGATCAAGGTTTGTTTGATCTTCCTAACACCGTTGATCACGCTTACTGGAGTCACACTCACTGGTCTGACCACGACAATTCTACTCTCTTTCATCTTCCCTGA
- the LOC100799930 gene encoding protein MICROTUBULE BINDING PROTEIN 2C: MQHFVDLQENSELGESNSWLSAKEQSGAAPNTNLDRVLFNDLVEIVPLVQSLIDRKASRSFTRRGSMIYTKTPTRESLSKRTTDSKSRNVAQSILAKKKRDHGEKEQGKNGSNDADNYSMFSTRTLASEKDIEELGMLKEQVEELQRKLLEKDELLKSAENSRDQMNAFNAKLDELKHQASEKESLLKYTQQQLSDAKIKLADKQAALEKIQWEAMTSNKKVDKLLDELGSMQADITSFTLLLEGLSKTDTAKYTNDYDVKPYDFSHLPSIDDLDEVELQKMDEARKAYMAAVSISKEKRDEESIAAAANARLHLQSLVFKSKNFNL, translated from the exons ATGCAGCATTTCGTGGATTTGCAAGAGAATTCGGAGTTGGGTGAGTCGAATTCATGGCTTTCAGCGAAAGAGCAGTCCGGTGCGGCACCCAACACCAATTTGGATCGCGTCCTCTTCAACGACCTCGTCGAGATTGTCCCTCTCGTTCAGTCACTCATC GATCGTAAAGCAAGCCGTTCATTCACGCGGCGTGGTTCCATGATCTACACCAAGACACCCACAAGAGAATCATTGTCCAAAAGA ACAACAGATTCAAAAAGTAGGAATGTTGCCCAATCTATTCTTGCCAAAAAGAAAAGGGACCATGGAGAAAAAGAACAAGGAAAAAATGGCAGCAATGATGCTGATAACTATTCCATGTTTTCTACAAGAACTTTGGCTTcagaaaaggacatagaagagTTAGGTATGTTGAAGGAGCAGGTAGAGGAACTTCAGAGGAAATTGTTGGAGAAAGATGAACTTTTAAAGTCAGCGGAAAACTCAAGAGACCAGATGAATGCTTTTAATGCAAAACTTGATGAACTTAAACACCAGGCTTCAGAAAAGGAATCTTTACTGAAGTATACTCAACAGCAGCTCTCTGATGCTAAG ATTAAGCTTGCAGACAAGCAAGCTGCTCTTGAAAAAATACAATGGGAAGCAATGACATCCAACAAGAAAGTTGATAAACTTCTAGATGAGCTAGGTTCCATGCAGGCAGATATTACATCATTCACGTTATTACTGGAAGGATTGTCAAAAACTGACACTGCTAAGTATACCAATGATTATGATGTCAAACCTTATGATTTCAGTCACCTGCCTAGTATT GATGATTTGGACGAGGTGGAATTGCAGAAAATGGATGAAGCAAGAAAAGCCTATATGGCTGCTGTTTCGATTTCCAAGGAAAAACGAGATGAGGAATCTATTGC